The Marinobacter szutsaonensis sequence AGGCGCTGCACGGGGTATCGGTCGAGGTAAAGAAAGGCGAGATCGTCTCCCTGATCGGTGCCAACGGTGCCGGCAAGACAACCCTGCTGATGACCGTCTGCGGCAGCCCCCAGGCGAGTTCCGGGCGGGTCATCCTGGAAGGGCGGGACATCACCAACGAGCCCACCTCCCAGATCATGCGCTCCGGCATTTCGATTGTGCCCGAGGGCCGGCGGGTGTTCTCCGGCCTGACCGTGGAGGAGAATCTGCACATGGGCGGGTTCTTTAACACCAAGGCGGAGATCCGCAAGAGCCAGGACCATGTCTATGACCTGTTCCCCCGGCTCAAGGAGCGGGAGCACCAGCGCGCCGGCACCATGTCCGGTGGTGAGCAGCAGATGCTGGCCATCGGCCGGGCCCTGATGAGCAAGCCCCGGATGATCATCCTGGACGAACCGTCCCTGGGGCTGGCGCCGATCGTGATCCAGCAGATCTTCGAGATCATCGGGCAATTGCGGGAAGAAGGCATTACGGTGTTCCTGGTGGAGCAGAACGCCCACCAGGCCCTGAACCTGGCGGACCGTGGTTACGTGCTGGAGACCGGACGGATCCGCCTGCACGACACCGGCAAGAACCTGCTGGCCAACCCGGACGTTCGCAACGCGTATCTCGGCGGCTGACAGCCACCCCGAAGGATCGGCAGAACAGCCGGAGCGTTGGCAACACGCCCCGGCTTTTTGGTCCATATGGCCTGAAAAGAGACACATCCCAGCGCCGTCAGCGTGAAAAATCCGACATAAATCAATTACTCACGAATCCTTTCACTTGCGAATCCGGAACTTGGACTATACTCAAGCCAACGGTCTACCTGTCTCCACAGGACCTGTCAGGGCCGTTCCTTCCCGGCTGTCCCCAATGGGGCCGGCCGGGAGATCAATGCGACGACTGCAAAAAACCACAGAAAGGAGTGGATAATGAAAAAACTGATCGCTGGTGCAATTCTTCTGGGCGCTTCCTCCATGGCTTTCGCCCAGCCGGGCTGTGGCGTGGGTGCCATGATCTGGAAAGGACAATCCGGTATTGCTCCCCACGTTCTGGCCGCCACCACCAACGGTACCTTCGGTAACCAGACCTTTGGTATGACTACCGGCACCCTGGGCTGTCAGACCAACCAGTCTGTTCAATCCATGGCCATGTACATGGACAGCAACATCGACAAGGTTGCCCGTGACATGTCCCGTGGCTCCGGTGAAAACCTCGACACCCTGGCGGTTCTGCTGGGCGTAGAGGAAGCCGACCGTGACGCATTCCGCAAGGTACTCCAGGACAACTTCGCAACCATCTTCCCGGACGCCGACACCACTTCTGGTGAAGCCGTGGATGCCATCGTTGCGCTGCTGGAGCAGGACCAGGCTCTGAGCAAATACGTAGCGGCATAACAACCGTTAACCGCAAGGAAGGACATGGCGCCAGGGACGGCGCCTGACCGATTTCCCAACGACCCGGATCAATCTTCTCCATGGGCCAGACCGTGCGTTTCGGGCAAGCGATTCTCTGCCTTGCCGTCAGCTTCAACCTCCACGCCAACCAACAGACGATTCCAGAAAACCTGCACAAGGACCCGGCCTGGCTGACACTGGGCCACTACCACACCGACACCTTCGGCGATGGCTACGCCAGCCAGGCCGACGACCCGGCTTTCTTCCTGAGCGAGAACGGCAAGCACTCGCCCCGGGCCGAGCTTGAAGCCACCCTGGCGGCAATCCAGGAACCCGGCGGTGGCAACGATCATGCCCGCTGCCGTTTCCCGGCCCGGGATGCCTGGCTCCGGGACCGCCTGGACCTGCCGGACTCGGAAGTATCCTGTCCGGACTACCAGGACTGGAAAGACACCCTGAATACTGAAACCGTCACCCTGGTATTTGCAGC is a genomic window containing:
- a CDS encoding ABC transporter ATP-binding protein; its protein translation is MLVLENVHTHYGKIEALHGVSVEVKKGEIVSLIGANGAGKTTLLMTVCGSPQASSGRVILEGRDITNEPTSQIMRSGISIVPEGRRVFSGLTVEENLHMGGFFNTKAEIRKSQDHVYDLFPRLKEREHQRAGTMSGGEQQMLAIGRALMSKPRMIILDEPSLGLAPIVIQQIFEIIGQLREEGITVFLVEQNAHQALNLADRGYVLETGRIRLHDTGKNLLANPDVRNAYLGG
- a CDS encoding DUF3015 domain-containing protein codes for the protein MKKLIAGAILLGASSMAFAQPGCGVGAMIWKGQSGIAPHVLAATTNGTFGNQTFGMTTGTLGCQTNQSVQSMAMYMDSNIDKVARDMSRGSGENLDTLAVLLGVEEADRDAFRKVLQDNFATIFPDADTTSGEAVDAIVALLEQDQALSKYVAA